One genomic window of Ornithodoros turicata isolate Travis unplaced genomic scaffold, ASM3712646v1 Chromosome23, whole genome shotgun sequence includes the following:
- the LOC135373340 gene encoding uncharacterized protein LOC135373340, with product MSSTSGTGCFSVPGAAALLPPPPFDFSNTGEWPPWIQCFEDYIFAAGLYQAQEEVKVRTLLYCMGPKARTILVSTCKEEGVPKTFQQVKSTLDDYFIHPVNEVYESARFHRRAQAAEEPVDEFYTALCNMVKKCNYRSVEVQERLVRDRFVVGLRDSPLSDLLCRIPKLTLAEALIQARQYEDAEKEKRARENKGQSRHEEPNVLNIDATDVTRLPGERKREEGSCQYCGRGQHRRLDCPARRAVCHYCKKMGHFREVCRARKKSKNATLDTLHLEEVEDRTDRARFTRLAVNGHWVRFKIDSGAEVTVVPEDLPWVPELLDPEDVSLTGPGGQALQVRGSFSATLTWKDRTAQQRVYVLSSLSTPLL from the coding sequence ATGTCTTCTACCAGTGGGACCGGCTGCTTCAGCGTCCCCGGTGCCGCGGCCCTTCTCCCGCCGCCGCCTTTCGACTTCAGTAACACCGGAGAGTGGCCACCGTGGATTCAGTGTTTTGAGGATTATATATTCGCGGCTGGATTATATCAGGCGCAGGAAGAAGTCAAGGTACGGACACTCCTCTATTGCATGGGCCCCAAAGCGAGAACAATCCTTGTGTCGACTTGTAAAGAAGAGGGAGTACCGAAAACGTTTCAGCAAGTGAAGAGTACTTTGGACGACTATTTCATTCATCCAGTCAATGAAGTTTATGAGAGCGCTCGCTTTCATAGAAGAGCCCAGGCGGCAGAAGAACCGGTGGACGAATTTTATACGGCACTGTGTAACATGGTGAAGAAATGCAATTATCGCTCAGTTGAGGTGCAAGAGCGGCTGGTGCGGGACCGATTTGTTGTCGGGCTGCGGGACTCTCCATTGTCGGATCTATTGTGTCGCATCCCAAAGCTGACGCTGGCGGAAGCCCTGATTCAAGCACGTCAGTACGAAGACGCTGAAAAAGAGAAGCGAGCAAGGGAAAACAAAGGCCAGAGCCGCCACGAGGAACCAAATGTGCTTAATATAGATGCTACAGACGTTACAAGGTTACCGGGAGAGAGGAAGCGAGAAGAAGGGTCATGCCAATATTGTGGACGTGGACAACATCGACGGCTGGACTGCCCTGCGAGGAGAGCGGTATGTCATTATTGTAAAAAGATGGGACACTTTCGCGAGGTGTGCCGGGCTAGGAAGAAGTCTAAGAACGCAACATTGGATACGCTCCATTTAGAAGAGGTGGAGGACCGTACGGACAGAGCAAGGTTCACTAGACTAGCAGTTAACGGACATTGGGTCCGGTTTAAGATAGACTCGGGAGCGGAAGTTACGGTAGTACCAGAGGACCTCCCGTGGGTGCCTGAGCTTTTGGATCCAGAAGATGTCAGCCTTACGGGCCCCGGAGGTCAGGCGCTTCAGGTTCGTGGCTCCTTTTCGGCGACGCTTACCTGGAAGGATAGGACAGCACAGCAGAGGGTGTACGTCTTGTCTTCACTGTCGACGCCACTTTTGTGA
- the LOC135373341 gene encoding uncharacterized protein LOC135373341, translated as MFHRQLKAALMAHENPTRWASLLPVVLLGIRTTLKTDIGCSSAELVYGTALRLPTDFFCHSEPSTISHSSYLENLQRIFHDVRPTPTRASPSRQPFVPQLLSTASHVFLRRDAVRRPLQQPYSGPHPVLQRADKFFKISVNGKPDSVSVDRLKPAFTKPPLSSFPLSALAPSPLPAHHAPDSSTAPKKRVSWADRSSRSLAGGPCSGRR; from the coding sequence ATGTTCCATCGACAGCTGAAAGCCGCCCTCATGGCGCACGAAAATCCGACCCGCTGGGCATCACTGCTTCCCGTCGTCCTGCTCGGCATTCGTACCACCCTGAAGACTGACATCGGTTGTAGCTCTGCCGAGCTTGTCTACGGTACTGCGCTACGGCTCCCAACCGATTTCTTCTGCCACTCCGAACCCTCTACCATCAGCCACAGCTCCTACCTAGAAAACCTCCAGCGTATTTTTCACGACGTTCGGCCCACTCCCACCCGTGCGAGTCCATCCCGACAGCCGTTTGTACCGCAGCTCCTTTCAACAGCGTCCCACGTCTTCCTCCGGCGGGACGCCGTTCGAAGGCCCCTTCAGCAGCCATATTCTGGCCCTCACCCCGTCTTACAGCGAGCCGACAAGTTTTTCAAGATCAGCGTCAACGGGAAGCCGGACTCTGTAAGCGTGGACAGGCTGAAGCCCGCCTTCACCAAACCACCGCTGTCCTCATTTCCCCTTTCTGCCCTTGCACCGTCCCCTTTGCCGGCCCATCATGCCCCCGACTCGTCCACCGCCCCGAAGAAGCGCGTCTCCTGGGCCGATCGCTCCTCACGGAGTCTTGCGGGGGGGCCCTGTAGTGGACGACGATGA